A genome region from Pseudomonas helmanticensis includes the following:
- the metF gene encoding methylenetetrahydrofolate reductase [NAD(P)H], with protein sequence MSQDRRYSFEFFPTKTDAGHEKLLATARQLATYNPDFFSCTYGAGGSTRDRTLNTVLQLESEVKVPAAPHLSCVGDSKDDLRGLLNEYKAAGIKRIVALRGDLPSGMGMTSGELRHANELVEFIREETGDHFHIEVAAYPEMHPQARNYEDDLANFVRKARAGADSAITQYFFNADSYFYFVDRLQALGVDIPVVPGIMPITNYSKLARFSDACGAEIPRWIRKQLEAYGDDTQSIQRFGEQVVSEMCERLLQGGAPGLHFYSMNQAEPSLAIWNNLKLPR encoded by the coding sequence ATGTCCCAAGACCGTCGCTACAGCTTCGAGTTCTTCCCGACCAAGACCGATGCTGGGCATGAAAAACTGCTCGCCACTGCCCGTCAGCTGGCCACTTACAATCCTGATTTCTTTTCCTGCACCTATGGCGCTGGTGGTTCGACCCGTGATCGCACCCTCAACACCGTTCTGCAACTGGAAAGCGAAGTCAAAGTACCGGCCGCACCGCACCTGTCGTGCGTCGGCGACAGCAAGGACGACCTGCGCGGCCTGCTGAACGAGTACAAGGCTGCCGGCATCAAGCGCATCGTTGCCCTGCGGGGCGATCTGCCGTCCGGCATGGGCATGACCAGCGGTGAGCTGCGTCACGCCAATGAACTGGTTGAATTCATTCGTGAAGAAACCGGTGATCATTTCCACATCGAAGTCGCTGCTTACCCGGAGATGCATCCGCAAGCACGCAACTACGAAGACGATCTCGCCAACTTCGTGCGCAAGGCCCGTGCCGGCGCCGACAGCGCGATCACCCAGTACTTCTTCAACGCCGACAGCTACTTCTACTTTGTCGACCGTTTGCAGGCGCTGGGCGTGGATATTCCGGTCGTACCGGGGATCATGCCGATCACCAACTACAGCAAGCTCGCGCGCTTCTCCGATGCCTGCGGTGCGGAAATTCCGCGCTGGATCCGCAAGCAACTGGAAGCCTATGGCGATGACACGCAAAGCATTCAGCGCTTTGGCGAGCAAGTCGTCAGCGAGATGTGCGAACGCTTGTTGCAGGGCGGCGCGCCGGGGCTGCATTTTTATTCCATGAACCAGGCTGAGCCTAGCCTGGCGATCTGGAATAACCTGAAGTTGCCGCGTTAA
- the ahcY gene encoding adenosylhomocysteinase, with protein sequence MSAVITPADFNDYKVADMSLAAWGRRETIIAESEMPALMGLRRKYSGEQPLKGAKILGCIHMTIQTAVLIETLVALGAEVRWSSCNIFSTQDQAAAAIAAAGIPVFAWKGETEEEYEWCLEQTILKDGQPWDANMILDDGGDLTQLLHDKYPQVLDRVHGVTEETTTGVHRLLDMLAKGELRIPAINVNDSVTKSKNDNKYGCRHSLNDAIKRGTDHLLSGKQALVIGYGDVGKGSAQSLRQEGMIVKVSEVDPICAMQACMDGFELVSPFIDGINDGSEASIDKALLGKIDLIVTTTGNVNVCDSNMLKALKKRAVVCNIGHFDNEIDTAFMRKNWAWEEVKPQVHKIHRTGAGAFDAQNDDYLILLAEGRLVNLGNATGHPSRIMDGSFANQVLAQIFLFGQKYADLSPAQKAERLTVEVLPKKLDEEVALEMVRGFGGVVTQLTKQQADYIGVTVEGPFKPHAYRY encoded by the coding sequence ATGAGCGCTGTTATCACGCCTGCAGATTTTAACGATTACAAAGTTGCCGACATGTCCCTGGCTGCCTGGGGCCGTCGCGAAACCATCATTGCCGAATCGGAAATGCCAGCTCTGATGGGTCTGCGTCGCAAGTACTCCGGCGAACAGCCGTTGAAAGGCGCCAAGATCCTCGGCTGCATCCACATGACCATTCAAACTGCCGTACTGATCGAAACCCTGGTTGCCCTGGGTGCCGAAGTTCGCTGGTCGTCGTGCAACATCTTCTCCACTCAGGATCAGGCCGCTGCCGCTATCGCTGCTGCCGGCATCCCGGTTTTCGCCTGGAAAGGCGAAACTGAAGAAGAATACGAGTGGTGCCTGGAGCAGACCATCCTGAAGGATGGCCAGCCATGGGACGCCAACATGATCCTCGACGACGGCGGCGACCTGACTCAGCTGCTGCACGACAAGTACCCACAGGTTCTGGATCGCGTTCACGGCGTGACCGAAGAAACCACCACCGGCGTACACCGTCTGCTGGACATGCTGGCCAAGGGCGAGCTGCGCATCCCGGCCATCAACGTCAACGACTCGGTGACCAAGTCCAAGAACGACAACAAGTACGGCTGCCGTCACAGCCTGAACGATGCAATCAAGCGCGGTACCGACCACCTGCTGTCCGGCAAGCAAGCGCTGGTCATCGGTTACGGTGACGTGGGCAAGGGCTCCGCTCAGTCCCTGCGTCAGGAAGGCATGATCGTCAAGGTTTCCGAAGTTGACCCGATCTGCGCCATGCAAGCGTGCATGGACGGTTTCGAACTGGTTTCGCCGTTCATCGACGGTATCAACGACGGTTCCGAAGCAAGCATCGACAAAGCGCTGCTGGGCAAGATCGACCTGATCGTGACCACCACCGGCAACGTCAATGTTTGCGACTCGAACATGCTCAAAGCCCTGAAGAAGCGCGCCGTTGTCTGCAACATCGGTCACTTCGACAACGAAATCGACACCGCTTTCATGCGCAAGAACTGGGCATGGGAAGAAGTGAAGCCTCAGGTACACAAGATCCACCGTACCGGTGCTGGCGCTTTCGACGCTCAGAACGATGACTACCTGATCCTGCTGGCCGAAGGCCGTCTGGTCAACCTGGGTAACGCCACTGGCCACCCAAGCCGCATCATGGACGGTTCGTTCGCCAACCAGGTTCTGGCACAGATCTTCCTGTTCGGCCAGAAGTACGCCGACCTGTCGCCAGCCCAGAAAGCCGAGCGCCTGACCGTTGAAGTACTGCCGAAGAAACTCGACGAAGAAGTGGCCCTGGAAATGGTTCGCGGCTTCGGCGGCGTGGTCACTCAACTGACCAAGCAACAGGCTGACTACATCGGCGTGACCGTCGAAGGCCCGTTCAAGCCGCACGCTTACCGCTACTGA